From a region of the Chondrinema litorale genome:
- a CDS encoding carbohydrate kinase family protein, which produces MKNNALNKKAVCFGEVLWDITPEGRTPGGAPMNVAAHLQNLGVDVTLISRIGSDKLGSELESYLKNKYVNTQFIQRDEFHSTCKVQADTSDKENVKYIFDTPTAWDFIEVTERNKQLVKEADVFVFGSLASRDDHSRKALLEFLDIAKYKVFDVNFRSPFYEKEYVKLFLGKCNLAKMNEDELEVICRWFNFYGTEEEQLRYLRRKFKLESICLTKGAEGAWLLEGENLYKQDGFPIEVVDTIGAGDSFLATYITMWMQDKDPEARLTNACAVGAVVSAFKGANPKIKVDDIFTIMAQYT; this is translated from the coding sequence ATGAAAAACAATGCTCTAAACAAAAAGGCAGTTTGTTTCGGTGAAGTTTTATGGGACATCACACCCGAAGGTAGAACACCCGGAGGTGCCCCCATGAATGTAGCAGCTCACCTACAGAACCTTGGTGTTGATGTTACTCTAATTAGTAGAATTGGTTCTGACAAACTGGGTAGTGAACTTGAAAGTTACTTGAAAAATAAATATGTAAATACCCAATTTATTCAGCGTGATGAATTCCATAGCACTTGTAAAGTACAAGCAGATACAAGTGATAAAGAAAATGTAAAATACATTTTTGATACTCCAACTGCTTGGGATTTTATAGAAGTAACCGAAAGGAATAAGCAGCTAGTAAAAGAAGCAGATGTATTTGTTTTTGGTAGTTTGGCAAGCCGTGACGATCATTCACGTAAAGCACTTTTAGAGTTTCTCGATATTGCTAAATACAAAGTATTTGATGTTAATTTTCGCAGTCCTTTTTATGAAAAGGAATATGTGAAATTATTTCTAGGTAAATGTAATTTGGCAAAAATGAATGAAGATGAGCTAGAGGTTATTTGCAGATGGTTTAATTTTTACGGAACCGAAGAAGAGCAGCTTAGGTATCTAAGAAGAAAATTTAAACTGGAAAGTATTTGTCTCACAAAAGGTGCAGAAGGAGCTTGGCTGTTAGAAGGTGAGAATTTGTACAAACAAGATGGTTTTCCAATTGAAGTGGTAGATACAATTGGTGCTGGTGACTCTTTTCTGGCCACCTATATTACTATGTGGATGCAAGATAAAGATCCAGAAGCAAGGCTAACAAATGCATGTGCTGTTGGTGCTGTTGTTTCAGCATTTAAAGGTGCCAACCCTAAAATTAAAGTGGATGATATATTTACAATAATGGCTCAATATACCTAG
- a CDS encoding glycoside hydrolase family 32 protein, giving the protein MKIENYLNLLTIIIITLMWSCNSQIGNKEISNQNQAKTISYQQKYRPQYHYSPPENWMNDPNGMFYFDGEYHLFYQHYPDSNVWGPMHWGHAISKDMVNWENLPIALYPDEHGMIFSGSAVVDKNNTSGFGTEENPPLVAIFTYHDMEKEKAGEIKYQTQGIAYSTDKGRTWTKYENNPVLENPGIKDFRDPKVSWYEADQKWIMTLAVKDHISFYSSPNLKDWTLESDFGKTIGAHGGVWECPDLFPMVDSEGNKKWVILLSINPGGPQGGSATQYFVGDFNGKKFTPYDTEIRWIDYGADNYAGVTWSDIPKEDGRRLFLGWMSNWQYANIVPTYDWRSAMTIPRTFHLTATNKLLQKPVKELNNIMQSPQLIDDFSISSEKTLVENLELAETAHFIFNTDMGASNKLEMSIENDSESFKLIVDLESGIIATDRSKSGLTDFHLDFTNLHEKKIDEDFNLNSLEVFVDAASFEIFINDGELVFTEIVFPENPYNRVAFTANNNVQIQNFAYHTISSIWQKVE; this is encoded by the coding sequence ATGAAAATTGAAAATTACCTTAACCTACTTACCATTATTATAATTACGTTGATGTGGAGCTGCAATAGTCAAATAGGTAATAAAGAAATTAGCAATCAAAATCAAGCAAAGACAATAAGTTATCAGCAAAAGTACAGACCTCAATATCATTATTCTCCACCAGAAAATTGGATGAATGACCCTAACGGAATGTTTTATTTCGATGGTGAATATCATTTGTTTTATCAGCATTATCCCGATAGTAATGTATGGGGACCAATGCACTGGGGGCATGCCATAAGCAAAGATATGGTCAATTGGGAAAACCTACCTATCGCTTTATATCCTGATGAACATGGGATGATTTTTTCTGGAAGTGCAGTTGTAGACAAAAACAATACTTCTGGTTTTGGTACAGAAGAAAACCCACCTCTTGTCGCTATTTTCACTTACCACGATATGGAAAAAGAAAAAGCTGGCGAAATTAAATACCAAACACAAGGAATAGCATACTCTACAGATAAAGGTAGAACTTGGACAAAATATGAGAATAACCCAGTTCTTGAAAACCCAGGAATTAAAGATTTTAGAGACCCAAAAGTAAGTTGGTACGAAGCTGATCAAAAATGGATTATGACTTTGGCTGTTAAAGATCATATCAGTTTTTACTCCTCACCTAACCTCAAAGATTGGACTTTAGAAAGTGACTTTGGCAAAACCATTGGTGCTCATGGTGGTGTTTGGGAATGTCCAGATTTATTTCCAATGGTTGATAGTGAAGGAAATAAAAAATGGGTGATATTGCTAAGTATAAATCCTGGAGGCCCGCAAGGTGGTTCCGCAACACAATATTTTGTTGGAGATTTTAATGGTAAAAAATTCACTCCTTATGACACTGAAATTAGATGGATAGATTATGGTGCCGATAATTATGCTGGTGTAACATGGTCTGATATACCTAAAGAAGATGGAAGAAGATTATTCTTAGGGTGGATGTCTAACTGGCAATATGCCAACATAGTTCCTACTTATGATTGGAGAAGTGCCATGACTATTCCTAGAACATTTCACTTAACAGCTACAAACAAACTTTTGCAAAAACCTGTAAAAGAGCTCAACAATATAATGCAATCCCCTCAACTGATTGATGACTTTAGCATTTCTAGTGAAAAAACACTGGTGGAAAATTTAGAGTTAGCAGAAACTGCACATTTTATTTTCAATACAGATATGGGTGCATCTAATAAGCTAGAAATGAGTATTGAAAATGATAGTGAAAGTTTTAAACTAATTGTTGATTTGGAGAGTGGTATAATAGCTACAGATAGAAGTAAATCTGGCTTAACAGATTTTCATTTAGATTTCACTAATTTACATGAGAAGAAAATAGATGAAGATTTTAATTTAAATAGCTTGGAAGTTTTTGTTGATGCAGCTTCTTTTGAAATTTTTATTAACGATGGTGAATTGGTATTTACAGAAATTGTATTCCCAGAAAACCCTTACAACCGAGTAGCTTTTACAGCTAACAATAATGTACAAATACAAAACTTTGCTTATCACACCATTTCTTCAATCTGGCAAAAAGTTGAATAG
- a CDS encoding DeoR/GlpR family DNA-binding transcription regulator: MLKEERHSAILNEIRLHNRVLLTDLSNLLMVSEDTVRRDLKELDKQGLIKKVHGGAISTGYHSHDQIYAYDSKITIARKAINLLKSGQVILITGGTTNYELARMIPKKLNATFITPSLSTAMQLLSHRNIEVIFLGGKLSNEGKIALGGSVINALTEIKADICFLGTGYLDTQHGLTEFDWEVVQIKKAMIKSSTKVVSLAISEKLDSFQRYRVCDIQHITTLITELDSDDEKFTPYKKMGVEII; the protein is encoded by the coding sequence GTGTTAAAAGAAGAAAGACATTCAGCGATATTGAATGAAATTAGACTACATAACCGTGTATTATTAACTGATCTATCAAATCTTTTGATGGTTTCTGAAGACACTGTTCGAAGAGATTTAAAAGAATTAGACAAGCAAGGGTTAATTAAGAAGGTTCATGGAGGTGCAATTTCAACAGGGTATCACTCGCATGATCAAATTTATGCTTATGATAGCAAAATTACAATTGCTAGAAAGGCGATCAATTTGCTAAAATCTGGACAGGTAATTTTAATAACAGGTGGCACAACAAATTACGAATTAGCTCGAATGATTCCCAAAAAGTTAAATGCAACTTTTATTACGCCAAGTCTTTCTACAGCCATGCAATTACTTTCACATAGAAATATTGAAGTGATTTTTTTAGGAGGTAAGTTATCTAACGAAGGTAAAATAGCATTAGGTGGAAGTGTGATAAATGCACTTACTGAAATTAAAGCTGATATTTGTTTTTTGGGAACAGGTTATCTTGATACGCAACATGGCTTGACAGAATTTGATTGGGAAGTTGTACAAATTAAAAAGGCTATGATAAAGTCATCTACAAAAGTGGTTTCATTAGCCATTTCAGAGAAGTTAGATTCTTTTCAGCGATATAGGGTTTGCGATATTCAGCATATTACTACATTAATTACAGAATTAGATAGTGATGATGAAAAATTTACTCCTTATAAAAAAATGGGAGTGGAGATTATTTGA